Proteins from a genomic interval of Pseudomonadota bacterium:
- the smpB gene encoding SsrA-binding protein SmpB, which yields MARKDDEHQSITMNRRALHEYFIDERYEAGIVLQGTEVKSLRLGRANLQDAYARVVNGECWLHNLHISPFEQGNIFNHDPVRTRKLLLKKREIAELAAVSQQKGLTLVPLRLYWSGGRAKCEIGVGRGKKAYDKRDSIKERETQREIDRVVRARNRGHEG from the coding sequence ATGGCACGCAAGGACGACGAGCATCAGAGCATCACCATGAATCGCAGGGCGCTGCACGAGTATTTCATCGATGAGCGATACGAGGCGGGTATCGTGCTGCAGGGCACCGAGGTCAAGTCGCTTCGCCTGGGACGGGCCAACCTGCAAGACGCCTATGCGCGGGTCGTCAACGGCGAGTGCTGGCTGCACAACCTGCACATCAGCCCGTTCGAGCAGGGCAACATCTTCAACCATGATCCGGTGCGCACGCGCAAGCTGCTGCTGAAGAAGCGTGAGATTGCCGAGCTCGCGGCGGTCAGTCAGCAGAAGGGGCTCACACTGGTTCCCCTGCGCCTGTACTGGAGCGGCGGACGCGCCAAGTGCGAGATCGGTGTCGGTCGTGGCAAGAAGGCCTACGACAAGCGCGATTCGATCAAGGAGCGCGAGACCCAGCGTGAGATCGATCGGGTGGTGCGCGCGAGGAACCGCGGCCACGAGGGGTGA
- a CDS encoding dephospho-CoA kinase, with translation MNRPFLIGLTGGIASGKNAVAEMLSRRGAAVVDADRVSRDLVAPGSPLLAKIVEAWGEGVLSPDGSLDRKALSSRVFGDTEAVGRLNALTHPAILAEMARRAEASGESVAVFMAPLLFEAGGEGLVDEVWVVTADEGERVRRILARDGLSETEARARIAVQVSPAQARARADVVIENDGDLVETERQVDEAWQAVVARLPIRGA, from the coding sequence GTGAACAGGCCCTTTCTCATCGGGCTCACCGGGGGCATTGCCAGTGGCAAGAATGCCGTGGCAGAAATGCTCTCGCGTCGCGGCGCTGCCGTTGTCGACGCCGATCGGGTGAGCCGGGATCTGGTCGCGCCCGGTTCCCCGCTGCTCGCGAAGATCGTCGAGGCGTGGGGAGAGGGAGTGCTCTCTCCCGACGGGTCGCTTGATCGCAAAGCGCTCTCCTCACGGGTCTTTGGCGACACGGAAGCGGTTGGGCGCCTCAATGCGCTCACCCATCCGGCCATCCTCGCGGAGATGGCGCGACGCGCGGAGGCGTCGGGGGAGTCTGTGGCGGTCTTCATGGCTCCCCTGCTGTTCGAAGCCGGAGGCGAAGGTCTGGTCGATGAGGTATGGGTGGTCACGGCTGACGAGGGGGAGCGGGTGCGTCGCATCCTGGCGCGCGACGGCCTGAGCGAGACCGAGGCGCGCGCGCGTATCGCCGTCCAGGTCTCTCCTGCACAGGCGCGCGCCAGAGCGGACGTGGTCATCGAGAACGATGGTGATCTCGTCGAGACCGAGCGACAGGTCGACGAGGCCTGGCAAGCCGTGGTCGCGCGGCTGCCGATTCGAGGAGCGTAG